Proteins co-encoded in one Salvia splendens isolate huo1 chromosome 4, SspV2, whole genome shotgun sequence genomic window:
- the LOC121798872 gene encoding putative leucine-rich repeat receptor-like serine/threonine-protein kinase At2g24130, whose translation MDFSKVSILFSTIVLYMLHSANDARVLDERVPLLSFMSGVTSDPGHALANWNTSGLPLCEWSGVGCDMTKNRVVELNLSHKSLRGTISPALFALSQLEILDLSGNFLHGHIPPEIGSLGRLKELSLSSNSLQGNIPSQVGSLNQLVYLNLGSNKLDGEIPASLFFNASSSLQYLDLSNNSLNGELPQCALSELKYLLLWSNGLAGEIPQSLSNSTKLEWLDLESNQFEGELPTTILTKMTHLKFLYLSYNHFSSHNKNTNLAPFFASLNSCPNLQELDLAGNHLGGAMPPIIGNLSALVQINLDTNLIHGEIPPQISNLVNLTLLNLSSNLMNGTIPAELSQMAKLERLYLSNNSLSGPIPASLGNMPHLGLLDLSKNKLQGAIPGSYANLIQLRRLLLYENELTGYIPSSLGKCINLEILDLSRNRISGTIPAEVAGLSSLKLYLNLSSNMLHGNIPLELSKMDMVLAIDLSSNNLSGALPSQLESCIALETLNVSLNALEGIFPGAIGSLPYLREIDVSSNQLTGEIPESLQDSASLKVLNFSYNSFRGNVSSKGSFVALTVESFLGNQKLCGSIQGMRSCRRKRARHFLMAILLSLLITPIFCVVGFPLLMRRKMQFRVISAKAAAAVMDEEEGREEIKYPRISCRKLGEATGGFSSSSLIGSGRFGQVYKGVLDDNTRIAVKVLNPKTAGEMRGSFKRECQVLKRTRHRNLIRIITACSRPDFKALVLPLMPNGSLEDHLYPPADGMKKGMELDLPMLVGICCDVAHGMAYLHHYAPVKVVHCDLKPSNILLDHDMTALVADFGIARLVKGVDETAANCVDESASYDSTHGLLCGSVGYIAPEYGMGRHASPQGDVYSYGVLVLEIAMGKRPTDVLFHEGSSMHEWVKSHYPNKLGPMVGEAVARMARRALTSHERKVWSDVVLELVELGLICTQYSPSARPSMLDVAHEITLLKHYVTSSPSTLLIEHTD comes from the exons ATGGATTTCTCCAAAGTGTCTATTCTCTTCTCAACCATAGTCTTGTACATGCTACACTCGGCGAACGATGCTCGAGTATTAGACGAGCGCGTCCCACTACTCTCCTTCATGTCCGGGGTCACCAGCGACCCCGGACATGCCCTAGCAAATTGGAACACCTCCGGCCTACCCTTATGCGAATGGTCGGGGGTCGGGTGCGACATGACCAAAAACAGAGTTGTGGAGCTCAACCTAAGCCACAAGTCTCTTCGGGGCACCATCTCCCCGGCCCTCTTCGCCCTCTCCCAGCTCGAGATCCTTGACCTCTCCGGAAACTTCCTCCACGGGCACATCCCGCCCGAAATAGGCTCCCTCGGCCGCCTCAAAGAGCTCAGCCTCTCATCCAATTCCCTCCAAGGAAACATCCCCTCCCAAGTGGGATCACTAAACCAACTAGTTTACCTCAACCTCGGCAGCAACAAACTAGATGGTGAAATCCCGGCATCGCTCTTCTTCAACGCCTCGTCTTCGCTACAATACCTCGACCTCTCCAACAACTCCCTCAACGGGGAACTCCCTCAGTGCGCGCTCTCTGAACTCAAATATCTTCTACTCTGGTCGAATGGCCTAGCCGGAGAAATCCCCCAATCGCTATCAAACTCAACGAAACTCGAGTGGCTCGACTTAGAGTCCAACCAATTCGAGGGAGAGCTTCCAACCACAATCCTAACCAAAATGACACATTTGAAATTCCTCTACTTATCGTACAACCATTTCTCCAGCCACAACAAAAACACCAACCTCGCCCCCTTTTTCGCCTCTCTCAACTCCTGCCCCAACTTGCAAGAGCTCGATCTGGCAGGGAACCACCTCGGAGGCGCCATGCCTCCCATCATCGGAAACCTCTCTGCTCTTGTCCAGATCAACCTCGACACGAACCTCATCCACGGTGAAATCCCCCCTCAGATATCCAACCTTGTCAACCTCACACTACTAAACCTCTCGAGCAACCTCATGAACGGGACCATCCCGGCCGAGCTAAGCCAGATGGCAAAGCTTGAGCGTCTCTACTTGTCAAACAACTCCCTCTCCGGCCCCATCCCGGCCTCCCTAGGCAACATGCCTCATTTAGGACTACTCGACCTCTCCAAAAACAAGCTGCAAGGCGCAATCCCGGGGAGCTACGCCAACCTGATACAGCTACGAAGGCTTCTCCTCTACGAAAACGAGCTGACCGGCTACATCCCTTCCAGCCTCGGAAAATGCATCAACCTGGAGATCCTTGACCTCTCCCGGAACAGAATATCCGGGACGATCCCGGCTGAGGTCGCCGGATTAAGCAGCTTGAAGCTGTATTTGAACCTCTCCAGCAACATGTTACACGGAAACATCCCTTTGGAGCTGAGCAAAATGGACATGGTGCTCGCCATTGATCTGTCCAGTAACAACTTGTCAGGCGCCCTGCCTTCGCAGCTGGAGAGCTGCATCGCCCTGGAGACTCTCAACGTGTCTCTCAACGCGCTGGAGGGGATTTTCCCCGGGGCTATTGGCAGCCTGCCTTATCTCCGGGAAATTGACGTCTCCTCCAATCAATTAACCGGGGAGATACCAGAGTCTCTGCAGGACTCTGCTTCTCTGAAGGTGCTCAACTTCTCCTACAACAGCTTCAGAGGGAACGTGTCGAGCAAGGGCTCGTTCGTGGCGCTTACTGTGGAATCCTTCCTTGGCAATCAAAAGCTTTGCGGCTCGATCCAGGGTATGAGAAGCTGCCGCAGGAAAAGAGCTCGTCATTTCCTGATGGCGATTTTGCTGTCTCTGCTCATCACTCCCATTTTCTGCGTCGTTGGATTTCCGTTGTTGATGAGAAGAAAAATGCAGTTTCGGGTGATCAGTGccaaggcggcggcggcggtcaTGGACGAGGAGGAAGGCAGAGAAGAGATCAAGTATCCGAGAATTTCCTGCCGGAAACTCGGAGAAGCAACGGGCGGATTCAGCAGCTCGAGCCTCATCGGGTCGGGCAGGTTCGGGCAGGTCTACAAGGGCGTCCTGGACGACAACACGAGGATCGCGGTCAAGGTTCTGAACCCGAAGACGGCGGGGGAGATGAGGGGGAGCTTCAAGAGGGAGTGCCAGGTTCTGAAAAGAACCAGGCACAGGAACTTGATCAGGATCATCACGGCGTGCAGCCGCCCGGACTTCAAGGCCCTCGTGCTCCCGTTGATGCCCAACGGGAGCCTGGAGGACCATTTGTATCCTCCAGCAGATGGAATGAAGAAGGGAATGGAATTGGACCTGCCAATGCTGGTGGGCATATGCTGCGACGTGGCGCATGGTATGGCCTACCTGCACCACTACGCGCCCGTGAAGGTCGTCCACTGCGACCTCAAACCTAGCAACATACTCCTCGATCACGACATGACCGCTCTGGTAGCGGACTTCGGCATAGCCAGACTGGTCAAAGGCGTTGACGAGACTGCAGCCAACTGCGTTGATGAGTCAGCATCGTACGACTCCACTCATGGTTTATTATGTGGATCTGTTGGTTACATTGCTCCAG AATATGGGATGGGAAGGCATGCTTCGCCTCAGGGGGATGTGTACAGTTACGGAGTTCTGGTGCTAGAGATCGCGATGGGGAAGAGGCCGACCGATGTTCTGTTCCACGAGGGGTCGAGCATGCACGAATGGGTGAAGAGCCATTACCCTAACAAGCTCGGGCCGATGGTGGGTGAGGCCGTGGCAAGGATGGCGCGACGCGCCCTCACATCCCACGAGAGGAAGGTGTGGAGCGACGTCGTTTTGGAGCTCGTAGAGCTAGGCCTAATATGCACCCAGTATAGTCCTTCAGCTAGGCCTAGCATGCTTGATGTGGCGCATGAGATCACTCTTCTCAAGCACTATGTTACTTCTTCTCCTTCAACCTTACTTATTGAACACACGGattga